The following DNA comes from Hordeum vulgare subsp. vulgare chromosome 3H, MorexV3_pseudomolecules_assembly, whole genome shotgun sequence.
ACAAATGGGGGAGGGTCCGAACTCTCTGGATCTCCTCCGAAGACAAATTCGAAGGATCCTCCATCTCCGGTGCCAGCAGTAGTAGTTTCTCCGCTAAGGGAGACTGCTACGGCACACTCGGAGCCATCCATGACGGAGCTACTCCGAACTGGATGGCCAAACCTAAGGGAGGAAGGTCTGAATGATCCTTACATTCCCAAAGAATGCCGTACTCATCTGAGTGCGGTTTTGAAAAGCATTCAGTCCATTGATAACGGTCTAAAAGGAGATTTCGACGCATTGTTAACACGCATCAAGGTAATCCGCATACTTTTTTGTTTGCAATTACGCATCTTCTAGAAGTTTTATTATGCCCAGTAGCCGTCAAGACCTCTGTGAGTTTCAAAGACTCATGCGGGTGTTAGAATGATTCGAAAAAAATGTGTGTAGCCCCAAAGGCTCTGTTGGATTGATGAGAATGCACCCTGGAAAAAAGATTTCGAAAAATCTAAAAACTAACAAAATATGTTCTTTTGCAAGCCTCTGCTGTAGCCGCAACCCCAACTCTGTGGAGCTGGAGGAAATGAACCTAAAACTAAAAGTAGCTGAAGAGGATCTAGATCACATCAACAAGCGTTTTGAAGATGCTCAAAGTAAGTGTGCAAGCCTTAGCTCTCTAATTCAACCATTTGTAATTTTGTTTCTAAATGAGCACTGTCCAAATGACTATCATAGATGTTGCTGCTGACGTGGATCGGCTCAAAGACGAACTGGGCAAAACCAAAGAAGAGGCCGTCGAACAAAGGGCAGCCATACAAGCAAAGGCTATtagcaaaaaaatctgaaacctgGGTCAGCGAAGATCAGCAAGAACTTAAGGAGGCCATCACAAAGAATGAGTCCCTTGAGCAAAATGGAAGAGAAAAATCGATCGAGCTGTTGTCGGTCACCACCGCCCTCCAAGAAGCTTAGAAGGAGGTACACGATCTCCGGAAGGAGGTCCATCAGATCAAGCAAATCACGGTTGGTAAGCGATATTTATTACAGTGTACCTTTGGTGGGCGAAGATTTGTATCTCTTAAGCGATAGTTTTACATTAattttcgaaaaatgtttttATTGTCGTATTGTTGCCCTGAAGTATGGAATAATTATATTTTTACTTTTGTACCTTACCGGCTTTACAAATATGCATTTTTATATTTTTCAAGTATCAACCAGTTAATGCATGAGTCAAGGAAGGGGATACCAATAACTTAGTTGAAATACGTAAGACATTGTGATGTAATTAATCTGGAAACAACTAAATTTATTGTGTATATAGATTGATAGTTCAACATGAGTTACATGGAGCAAGTCAGCTATATAGTGAGGTGAAGGAAACCTAGGTAAGTAAACACATCTTGTgtttaaatatccattttccttacTATATATTATGGAATTGCATAAAGATATCGTTCAGGAGTTTTCAATTCAATTACACGCCTCCACGAGGGAGATATATAGTATGTGCTTATAATATGATTGTCGACCAATAATAAATCTATCACTATGAATAATAAAATGGGTTAAAAAATTCAATTATATAATCAAACTATGTGCATTATTAATGGAATTTGTGATCAAACATAAACCTTAGAAAGTGTGTGCATCTTTTTTTCGACGGAGTGAGAAAATattaatggcaatttttctccactaATGGATATGGTCAGATTACTTAACGTTTGATACTTTTTGGAATTATTTATTTGTACCGGATTAGCTAGATTAGCTATGTATAATAAATATTTGAGAGGTTTACTTTTAGTTTATTTCAGTTGACATTTTCTAGGTTAACCTCAGTGAATAGTTAGTCCCTCCTAATAAAAAATCGACTAATGAATTCAACATCAAAATTAGAACCATAAAGTTTGTGTCTCTGTGTAATACATACACTATTTATAAATATTACATACACAAGTAGTACATATAAATATTACTCATCTCTAATAGTCTTCTCACAGTGCTTGAAAAACTTAGGAATATAAGGATATGTTAGGTAAATAAATATTAATAATAATTTAAAAGAATCAATTGGTATGATTTGATttttgatacgtgattctatctatTTTTTGGCATAGTTAGATTAGTTATCTTGACTTTATTGTATTTTTATAATTATATAAGTTCAAATTGTTCTCGGTCCAGTCTTGAAGGATATAATCATCTGTTAAATAGATATAACATACTAATTGGATACTATAATTTGaatcataaaataaataaaatgaggtTGCATGCACAAAAAAATAAGCATGCAATACATTCTCTCGGATCTTGAAGTTATCGTATATTATTATGTTAAATGTATACATATTTgtatttcatatttatttatctgatACAAGTAATTACAACATATTGTTTTGCTCAAGACTAGGGAGAACTTTGAAGTGTGAAATACAAAACATGCATACCATCATCAAAGTATTCAGCTGTGTTATGCATCTTTAATTTGTTATGTTCCATTTATGCTTCTTTATATAGTCCATATGGTTATTGGGGGAATGTACGCTGTGATTAGCCATGATTCCCTTTTTTGTGAGTTGCAATGGCAAAATACAATTATCAATACGCATTTATTGCCAAAAAAATTCATACGAATTTCTATTCAAGTATTACATACTAAGTTGATGGAACAAGATTATAGGTCTCAATATTTTGCCTTCTCACAAAATTCTCAATCATTTAGCATTATGTGCCACTTCAACATGTATATTATATTTAGAAAATACTTAATTATATTCGCATGCATTGGCATTTTGGTCGCTTACAAAAGTCTCAAGACATGTTTAAAATATTCAACTGACACAAGTGATAGAAAAGGCATTGATAGGAAGGTATTTGAGAAGTCCTTGTGTATTTAAAATAcatataaacatacaagcttttgtAAAGGCAAAAAAATATGATTAAGACCTAGCCCGTGCATGTGCACAGGCCACTTTGCtagttgcaagataaaagatcaagttggcgagacaaaaacgaaatatcagagaagaaataagaggctataataatcaagcatgaatatgttttcatagatctgatcgtaaactcacaattcatcgcatcccaacaaacacaccgcaaaagaaagatttacatcatatggatctccaagagaccattgtattgagaaacaaaacaagagagaaagccatctaactactacctacggacccgtaggtctgtcatgaactgctcacgcatcatcagaggtgcaccaatgaggatggtgagcccctccgtgatcgtgttcctcttcggggaacaggctctagattggatttcgtggctctcgaacttgcggcggctgaaacgattttttgtcAACTCTTGTAGGGTTTTTTGAATATTGGGTATTTATATAGCTCACACGCGGTGGATGATGTGCCCGAGGGACCCACTAGACACCAGACCACGCAAGAGGCCTCTGGCGCGTCCTGATTTCTAGTGCCCCCTAGGTCTCATATGCTACTCATTCTTGGCTCccgagtttccttctggtccaaaaaaatcttcgtaaaattTCATGGAAATTGGACCTCatgtgatatggattttctgcgaacaaAAAGAACTTATAGATAATAAAACATTCGAGGTGGCCCTTCCTTCGAAagaaatccatatcaaatgaggtccgattgccacgaaactttaaggAGAAGTTTTttggaccacaaggaaacttgggaaccaagaatgagaAGCACACGAGGCccaagggccccactagacatcagggcgcgccagAAGCCCGTGGCGCGTCCTGGTGTTAGTGGAGCCATCGGGCATCTCCTCCATTgcctgtgagctctataaatacccaatatttgaaaaatcctagaggagtcaacgaaaaatcatttcagccgccgcaagttccagaccctcgaaatccaatctagagcccattccgGATAGGAAAACGATCATGgatgggttcaccatcctcattggtgctcctccgatgatgtgtgagtagttcatattagaccCACGGCtccataggcagtagctagatggctttctctctcgatttttttctcaatacaatggtctcttggagatccatatgatgtaactctttcttttgcgatgtgtttgttgggatccgatgaattgtgagtttaagaTCAGTTATATGAAAACAAATTCAGGCTTGATTATTAtatcctcgtatttcttctccgatatttggtttttgtctgggcaacttgatcttttattatagcctcatagAGCATACACATGAGCACGACAAGTTAACTGATTTCTCAAAGACTAAAACTACAAGGCCCCCCATCGGCGTTATCGCTGGGCCGCCCAGTCTCCGGTGGCCTCAGGTGGAGTGGATCTCGGAAATTGCCGGTGGGAGGGCTCCATTTTTAGATCTTTCTtcaagttttgttagggtttgtgtTCTGTTCAGGAAGGCGAGATGGTGGTGGCTCCCTGAAGATGGAATAAAGCCCCCCACCTAGTCCCCGTTCCGGTGATGTGTCTAGCATCATTGGTGGGCGTGTGGAGGTGTGTCTCCAGTGGATCTGTCTTTGATGGATTTGCTCGGATTTGTTCATTGTTCATCTTTGTTCATATGTTTTTAGGTTGGACAATTTCGATCTACACTCTTCATCTCCGATGGTTGCTGTTTTGGACTTATGGTGTGTTGGTCCTATTGGGGCGATGTTCTTCTTGCTCGACGCTCCAGGCGAAGGGGATGATGATGAAGGTCGATGAAGCGCTCACAATCTCGGGTTCGCGCGTGCGATCATCCCCTGCCTGGTGCGCCAAAGATGTCAGGGCTGgttgcactcgatcacctatggaGCCATTGGCCCCTTCGTGGTTCGGTGGGGAGTTTGTAttgcacaaagagcagaaactgcgaggcaacacgatgatgggaCTTGaggcgtttacccaggttcgattgctgagaagcgtaaaaccctattcctgctttggtggattggttTGGGGTAGACGAAGCTCGCACAGTGTTTTGCCCCAGCAAGGATTGCCGTGGAGAGTTACTGTGTGCGTACAAATGTTCTACGGTCCGAATCCTGTGCTAGGTTGCCTTgaacctccttttatagctcaaggggcgccCATAGTGGCAAAGaaacatgattagatagctaataGTACTATCATACCTTActctggcactcaagacaaaatgcCATAAATGCAGTCTTAGGTGGCGTGCGGGGGTGCGTCCCCGACAAGCTCACCACTCTAGCTAACGATTGCACCACAGCTTGACATGCCTATGGACGGGTGTTAAGGGGGTATAATCTGTCTTCCAGCATCTCAACACGTCCTCAGCGAGAGCCACTTAGAcatctgggagctcgacacctcatcgataagtgactcGTGTGACGATGAGGTGGAGTGGTGCCAGATTGGGTTGCACTTGCCGAAGGGGTGACTTGCCGGGTCTACTGAAGGCGGAGGTGTCGAGCTTGCCGGAGGTGTGACTTGATGGAAGTCGCCCATGCCTACGAGACAATTCGTATCGTATGTGGGTTCGATAGGTTATTTATGGGGTATGAATACGATGCGGTTGACGAGACAATCCTCAGTGTTCGGATTTTTATGGCAATTTTAATTAGCACGAGGTGACAATTTTAGTTGTTAAAACAGGATAACTTTGTCTTAGTTTATTTTTGTCATAAATTGTTATGTTAGTATACCAACCTCGCGTGTAGTAAAGTTGTCATGAAAATGTTTGGATTGCCATGATTGAAATCCAAAAaactactactccctctgttcctaaatataagtcttttaagcaattttactaagggactacatacagaacaaaatgACTGAATCTacaatctaaagtatgtctatatacatccgtatgtagtcctctagtgaaatcttCCCTAATAATAAACCACGGATCGCTTCTGTCGTACATCGCTGGCGGTTTTGCAAAAAAGTCCTTATGTTTTCTGCTATTCAACCCGCGGTCCTTTTGTGAGTTAAAAACATTTCATTTTTACGTGAACCCCCTCGCAATCACCCTCGCCTCCCCACCACCAGCACCGGGCTCTCCGCCACCGCCCGCCTCCCCGCCTCCCCGCCGTCGCCCCTCGCCGGCGCGCCCTCCTGGCCGCCCGCGCCCTCGGGCTCGGCCTTCTCGGACCGCCGCGGCCACGCCGGCAGCCGGCCTGCGCTATACGGGATCGCCTGGTACATCTCGACCGATCGGCCtcgaaaggagagggcagagcgACGATGACCTCGTCCCCGGTGACCGCGGCGGCGTGCTCGGCCTCGTCGGCGACCTCGTGCACGGCGACGGCGACAACCGCCTTCGTGGTCGTGTCCCCACACTTCCGAGTCTCAACCCGCCacccctcttctctctcccccGCCGTAGCCGGCCGCACCGCTCTTGTCCCCCGCCTAGCTGTTGCAGCACGCCGGCGCCTCCCCCGAGCCCTGCCGCCCTGCGGCCTCCCGCTGGTCCCGGCCTCTGACCACTGGGGCAACTGGACGGTGCTCCTGTCGGCGGCCGCGCTGGGCGTCTGGTCCGAGAAAAGCACCGGCGCGGGCAAGGCGCTGAGCGGCGCGCTGGTGACCATGCTGCTCGGCCTGGCCGCCAGCACGGCCAGCCTCGTCGCCGCCGACGCCCCCGCCTACCGCGTGGTCCTCGACTACCAGCTCCCGCTGGCCGTCCCGCTGCTCCTTTTCCGCGCCGACCTCCGCCGCGTCCTCCGCTCCTCCGGCGCCCTCCTCCTCGCCTTCCTCCTCGGATCCGGTACGCTTCATCGATCTGCAGTTCCGGTGGCCGTCGGCTAGCTATAGCTAATGGCCGTCCGTGGATCTTGGGCTGGCAGTGGCGACGACGGCGGGCACGGTGGTGGCGTTCGTGCTGGTCCCGATGCGGTCCCTCGGACAGGACCGCTGGAAGATCGCGGCGGCGCTCATGAGCCGGCACATCGGAGGAGCCGTCAACTACGTCGCCGTCGCGGAGGCCCTGCAGGTGACCCCGTCGGTGCTGGCGGCAGGGCTGGCCGCCGACAACGTCATCTGCGCGCTCTACTTCACCACGCTCTTCGCGCTAGCCGCCAAGATCTCCGCCGAAGAGGCTCCGCACCCGAAACCGAAAGCAGCCAACGCGAACAGCGAGCCCGCTCCGGCTGCCGGTGCCGTCGGCGGCGACAGGCTGCCGGTCCTGGAGAGCGCGACGACGATGGCCGTGTCGTTCATGATATGCAGAGCGGGCAAGCACATGGCAACCCTGATGGGCGTACAGGGCGGCGGCCTCCCTTGCATCACGGCGATCGTGGTGGCGCTGGCGACGCTGTTCCCGTCCCGCATCGGCAGGCTCGCCCCCGCCGGCGAGGCCATGGCCGTGGTGCTCATGCAAGTGTTCTTCGCCGTGGTGGGGGCCAACGGCAGCATCCGCAACGTCGTCCACACGGCGCCCGGCATCTTGGCGTTCGCGTTCGTGCAGATCGCCATGCACCTGATGGTTATCATGGGCGCCGGGAGGATGCTGGGGATGGAGAGGAAGCTCGTGCTCATCGCGTCCAACGCCAACATTGGCGGCCCGACCACCGCGTGCGGGATGGCCACCACCAAGGGCTGGGCCTCCCTGCTGGTTCCCGGGATCCTGGCCGGCATCCTTGGGATCGCCATCGCCACCTTCCTCGGCATCGCCTTCGGCATGTTTGTCCTCAAGCACATGTAACGCAATGCACTCCGGTGAGTCATGTTGTCACTGAACCACCAGGGAGGTGAGCTCTGATTGCTAGCAGCACCCCTCTCTTCCATTGCTTTTTGGAGACATGTTCGTGGAGCCAAAAAAATGTCTTTGAATTTCGATAATTttaacaaatttgaaaaaatgttcatgatttcaaaatatgttcCTGAATTTGGATATTGATGAGCAATTTTTTAGgagaaaaacaatttttgaatttgaTGAACATGTTTTTAACTTGATGAAGAAATTTTCAAttcaagaacattttctgaaaaaatCGGATGAAATTTAAAAAAATGGATGATTCTTTTGGGatttgatgaaactttgaaaaaTTATGCCGAAGAAATTTTCAATAAGACAAACATTTTTGTAACTTGATAAACAAATTCTATATTCAAAAACAGTTTTTTTTATAAGTTGGATGGACTTTTTCAAAGTTggttgaacattttttgaattggatgaacatttttaaattatGTCAACAAATTATGAATACGGTGAACAGAATTATAATTTAATGAACACTTTTTGAATTAgatgaacatttttcgaattagGTGAACAAAAATATTTCACGATTTAAGAAAAGGTCCGCGTCaacgagaaaaaagaaaaacaacaagagaGAACGAATCTCTACTAATAtaagcacgagagggcagatccaaaTCACAATCTCAACCGTCTAATCATTTAATCAAGGATCTAAAAATATCGTTAACGAAACTAGCCAGTTTTCGTTAGCGCTAATTGCCCCACGTCTCGCGGTCAATCAATGCCTCGCTCGCACTCTCACCCGCCTCCTCCTGGTCGGCCCGCTCGCCGCGCCGTACCTCCTCCCCCGCTCGCCGCGCCACTGGCCTGCTCGCGCCGCTCGCCCCAGCTCGAGCTTCTTGTGCTTCTTGCGCCGGTCGCTGGGGCCCGACCAGCTGACGAGGCGCGCGGGCAGGGTGGGCACCCTGGACGCCGTCTCCTCGCCCTCGAACGGGGTCCGCAGGGACATCGCCTTCCTGGCCTGCTCGAAGGGGTCGACGCCGCCGAGGGCCGggccctccggcgagccctcgacGCCGGCCATGCCCCGGGCAGGAGTGCGGGGGAGGGGCGCATGATTTTGTAATAAAAAATCCTTTTGTAATAATTCAAGTAGATTTTACATTTTTTTTctagcccggtgcaacgcacgggcatttgtactagtctctaaaaagacttatattatggaacggagggagtactatatagCGTAATCGAATGCTCCGGAAAATATAATTGGACTCGCACAAGCGCAAAGGAACGCTTACGCAGTCTTGTCCGCCACTGACACACTGGATGCGGAATGAAGCCACACTCCATTCGCATTCCTTGTCCGGCCCGTCCGAATTGATTTTTGGATAGGAACCCAGTCTGGGTCGTATACGATCAGTTGTTGCCCTGCCCAAAGGTTCAACGTTACAGAGAGGATACAGACCAACACGTGGTTAATGGTTAGGAGAACTGTAGTATCATCTGATCATCAGAGTTTAAATTTTAGATTCAACATTGATACTAGCATTTTCCTAAATTTATTTGAGATCTTTTAACGATGTGTGTTCAGTGGAAGATCTTTCCCTTGACTACAGAGGCGTCTCTCACGACTTTGTCAATCTCAAGATGACGTGCCGGCTCAGTTTCTGAAGATACTCATAGGTTTAAGGTGTGCGTGCGTTCGTTCATAGAATAAGTATATGCTCGTGTATATGAGCGGCTTCGATTTTACTCTGCTAAAAAAACGTTACAAAGAACATTGCATTATATTTTTTGACATGGTTTTATTTACATATGTACCCTGTCCTCtactttctttgtttttttacTCTGCATATAACTTTTGTCTACAATCAAAATATCTTTAATTTGACCTAATTTATAAGAAAAACATCAACAATCACAATACGAAACCAATATCATTAAACTCTTTATgaaatgtagtttcatattatatctatttggtattgtaaacattgatattttttaatataaatttgaTCAATACTTGTAAAGTTTGAGTTGACACAAATCTTATATGTGTAGTGAAAAGAAATAAAGGGAGTACAAGAAAGAGTTTCCCTCATATCAATATACCAAATATGACAACAAATCAACGGGGTGAGTTTCCCTCAGATCAATATACCAAATATGACAACAAATCAACGGGGTACTCAAACAGAATACACATGAGCACGACAATAATGGCTATACGACGAGGCACCATGAACGTAGGCTCCTGCTCAGAATCTTGCTATGAAGGCTGCAACATACACATGAGCACGGCAATGTCCAGTTAACTGATTTCTCAAAGAATGAAATTGTAGGCAATCATGAATGAATTTCTCAAAAACAAAGATCAAATATAATTAGATTTCCCAAATAATAGATTGAAATACAAAAGTTAAAAAGGCTACTCCCGATTTTATTTCTCAAAACTTATGTAGCAGTACATGTATGTCACGCTATTTACCACAAAAACAACCCGGATCAAACCTATTAGAATCTCTCAAAATCTTGCAGTGGCCTTGACTAATAGATTGAAATCAAAATCTAAAAGGACCACACGTGTTgctcaaaaaataaaaaacccGACCACACGTCAAATAATCTACACTCGTTATCCTGATGGATAGCTAGGATATCTTGCACTACATCGTGCACTTGCCCATCCCGATGGAAGCTGGCTGCCGCTGCTCTTTCTTGGCAAGCACAACGTGGAGCGGGCTTGCATGGCACATGTCGACGCCGAACAAGTGGAAGCGGTGCTCCTTGAAGGCCCAGATCTCGACCACGTCCTTCTCCTTGAAGCAGCAGCGGGTGATGAAGTCCAGGTACCCTTCCCCCTTGATGATGTTGCCGTGGCTGCTCTCCCACCGCGTCAGCTGAAGCTGCTTGGTGCCGGCATGGACGTTGCACACGACGACGGGGAGCCCGCCATGCTTCTTcccctgcttcttcttcctcttcttgatgCTCCCCTGCTgcacctcctcctcttcggtcggCGGCGACCTTGGCAGTCTCGGGACAACCATGGCGCCATTACGCGGTATGCTGGCGGCGTCGAGTTCCTCGGGGGAGAGGAGCGGGCTGAGGCTGTGCAGCACGCCCGCGGTCGGGAGCCGGAACCGGTTCTTCTGCGAGTTGAGATCGGTGGCGGTCACGGCCTTCTCGTCGATGAAGGTCACCGTCAGGTCGAGCCGGAGGCCGAACTGGGCGCGTATCCAGCCCGGCTCGGGTCGGGGAGCGACGGCGGTGAGCACAAGAACGGGACAAAAGCACCGGAGAGGGAGAGGCTGGCCGCGCTCGCCCGCTGCTCCGCGACGGCGGGGTCATACACGGCCAGGGTAAGCGCGTGCGGTCTCTTGCAGCCAGCGTAGCGAGGCGCGGCCCCTGCGATGTCTGGGATGACCATGGAAAGGTCAGGGACAGGGGACGATATGGTGGGCGTTCGATCGACTGTTGGATCTTTCGGCAGACAGGCTAATTCGCTAGGGCTGCTGTTGCAAACTTGCAATGAGATGGTTGACCATGCCCCGGATTATATAGATGGACGTTGGATTGCTCACCAGAAGCAAGTCGGCACCGTGCGGGAGAgggatgtgcctgtgctggatccACTCCGGACTCGCTCTCCTCCTGGCCGGAAAACACCCGGCTTTCATTACATGTTGCCAATCCGAGTTGAGCTCGTTACCGTGTCCCATCTCACGATGAGCTCCGGGAAGCACATGAGCGTGACGAAGAGCACGTGCACGAGCCACCGCGCCGGGCTGGCCGCGCCGAACAACAGGGCCGTGACCCGGAAGAAGTTGGCCTTGCTCCAGGTGCGATCCCGCGTCCAGCATGTACTCCACGACCTCCCGCCGCGGCGGCGGCTTGGCTGGGCTCAGCTTGTTTCAGAGGACTGACGAGACGAGAGATGAGGTTACTTGGGAGCTTCGTTTATTGCACGTGGAATCTTTTGCGTAGAAAATTCAGGACAGTTTTTTTCTTAAATAAACATCAACTTTATTAATTAGAATTAATCATTATATCAATAAGAAAATATACAATATCACACAGTCTCCTCCAACCAGTCCTTCCCGACAGAAAATGGCGCTATTCTAGCAAGTTCGTGagccaatttatttacttttctattACAATATTCGAACCTAACTAGAGGAAAATCATAAGCTATGAAATAGCAATCATTGAATACTGTTACCGTCGCTCATGCTAAATGTCCTACATCCTTCATTGTGTCAATTGTTAGAATAAATCCGAGGTACGCGGTCGATTCATTGAGGAATAAGCAATCACAGCACGatgacgacaccgagatttgttaacgaggttcggcGAACTCGCCTACTCCCCGGGGcaatgactacgggcgctcctccccgagATACCGCAACACCGGCCACCCGGGCGCCGGCACCGCCGGCTCCCCCTTACGAGCCTGTCGTTATCTAGTCGTCTTAGGTTACAACGCGGGGTGCCTCCTCATATATAAgctaaaaaaaattaaatattacaattttttatttctttttgaaaaagattgcacaaaattcagatttttcaaaaataatacgGCCTCTGCTTAGGCGTGGCCGATTGGAACCTatcggcctagccaagaccaataaGTCTCAATCGGCCTTGGTTAGGCCGATAGGTCTGTCAGCCTGGCTTCCGGGAGCTTATCGGCCTTGGCGAAGCCAATAAGCTCCtgtcggccttggctaggccaatAAGTCCTTATCAGCCTTGGCTTAGGCCAATAAGGACTAATTGGTGTTGGATAGGCCAATAGGTGCATGGAATTTTTTTTTGCATGTTAGCTATTTTCCACGCTCCATTTCCCGCCCTGTTTCCCGCcaatttaccccccccccccatactTTCCCGC
Coding sequences within:
- the LOC123441824 gene encoding uncharacterized membrane protein YjcL-like — translated: MTSSPVTAAACSASSATSCTATATTAFVVVSPHFRVSTRHPSSLSPAVAGRTALVPRLAVAARRRLPRALPPCGLPLVPASDHWGNWTVLLSAAALGVWSEKSTGAGKALSGALVTMLLGLAASTASLVAADAPAYRVVLDYQLPLAVPLLLFRADLRRVLRSSGALLLAFLLGSVATTAGTVVAFVLVPMRSLGQDRWKIAAALMSRHIGGAVNYVAVAEALQVTPSVLAAGLAADNVICALYFTTLFALAAKISAEEAPHPKPKAANANSEPAPAAGAVGGDRLPVLESATTMAVSFMICRAGKHMATLMGVQGGGLPCITAIVVALATLFPSRIGRLAPAGEAMAVVLMQVFFAVVGANGSIRNVVHTAPGILAFAFVQIAMHLMVIMGAGRMLGMERKLVLIASNANIGGPTTACGMATTKGWASLLVPGILAGILGIAIATFLGIAFGMFVLKHM